Proteins encoded in a region of the Hyphomicrobiales bacterium genome:
- the hpnH gene encoding adenosyl-hopene transferase HpnH, with protein MSVPIFQQAKVGAYVASQKLKGNKRYPLVLMLEPLFQCNLACAGCGKIDYPKPIMKQRMSVEECMEAVDECGAPIVALPGGEPLIHNEIVDIVNGIVARKKFVSLCTNAILLEKKIDLFTPSKYLFFSVHLDGMKDHHDKSVCRSGIFDKAVSAIKVAKEKGFQVNANCTVFDGHPVDGLVEFLDFCRDLDVGVTLSPGFAYERAPDQDNFLNRKKTKEFFREVFKKGEGRKWTLSHSSLYLDFLAGNQQYQCTPWGMPTRNVFGWQKPCYLLGEGYVNTFKELMEDTDWDAYGTGRYEKCADCMAHCGYEPTAAMDATNNPLKAMMVGIRGPKLDGPMAPEIDMSNQRPTEDVYDALVQEQLDKMDAAE; from the coding sequence TTGTCCGTTCCTATTTTTCAGCAAGCTAAAGTTGGCGCTTATGTTGCCAGCCAAAAGCTCAAAGGTAACAAGAGATATCCTCTTGTTCTCATGCTTGAACCGCTCTTTCAGTGCAACCTTGCTTGCGCCGGTTGCGGCAAGATTGACTACCCTAAACCCATCATGAAACAACGCATGAGTGTTGAAGAGTGCATGGAAGCAGTTGATGAATGCGGCGCGCCTATCGTTGCCCTTCCAGGTGGTGAACCACTCATTCACAATGAGATCGTAGACATCGTCAATGGCATCGTTGCACGCAAGAAGTTTGTCTCGCTGTGTACAAATGCTATTTTGCTTGAAAAGAAAATTGATCTTTTCACGCCGTCAAAATATCTCTTCTTCTCTGTTCACTTGGACGGCATGAAGGACCACCACGATAAATCAGTTTGCCGCTCGGGCATTTTTGATAAAGCGGTCAGCGCGATTAAAGTCGCGAAGGAAAAAGGCTTTCAGGTCAATGCCAATTGCACGGTTTTCGATGGGCATCCCGTTGATGGTCTGGTGGAATTCCTTGATTTCTGCCGTGATCTTGATGTGGGCGTTACTCTATCGCCGGGCTTTGCTTATGAGCGTGCGCCTGATCAGGATAACTTCCTGAACCGCAAGAAAACCAAAGAGTTTTTCCGCGAAGTTTTCAAAAAGGGTGAGGGCCGTAAATGGACCTTGTCTCATTCATCGCTTTATCTCGATTTTCTCGCCGGTAATCAACAATATCAATGCACCCCTTGGGGCATGCCAACACGTAATGTGTTTGGTTGGCAAAAGCCTTGCTATCTTTTGGGTGAGGGCTATGTCAATACCTTTAAAGAGCTGATGGAAGATACCGATTGGGATGCCTATGGCACAGGCCGCTATGAGAAATGCGCCGACTGTATGGCACACTGTGGTTATGAACCAACTGCTGCGATGGACGCGACCAATAACCCGCTCAAAGCAATGATGGTCGGCATTCGTGGACCGAAACTTGATGGACCAATGGCGCCAGAAATCGACATGTCGAACCAGCGTCCGACAGAAGATGTCTATGATGCGCTTGTCCAAGAACAGCTTGATAAAATGGATGCAGCTGAATAA
- a CDS encoding group III truncated hemoglobin, producing MTKFEIRAHVERQSVHPSITEDQISDLVEGFYAKIALNERLGPIFQHHVHGDWDEHLAKMKAFWRSVLLRTGEYKGKPVPVHQRIEGIETQDFEEWLSLFYTTTQHIFTEEAAPMVNEAARRIATSLWLARSNDPFASPPIWPQANETIHLQIHQHSNVREELMFLFKALIKGFLLPGTLVLNWIGITIEEDGGVLRSFINMCFWGVVLVWVVLTFFVDF from the coding sequence ATGACCAAGTTTGAAATCCGCGCTCATGTTGAAAGACAAAGTGTTCATCCTTCCATCACCGAAGATCAAATATCAGATCTGGTTGAGGGGTTTTATGCAAAGATTGCTTTAAATGAGCGCTTAGGCCCGATTTTTCAGCACCATGTCCATGGTGATTGGGACGAGCATTTAGCAAAGATGAAGGCTTTTTGGCGTTCTGTTTTGTTGCGAACAGGCGAATACAAAGGCAAGCCCGTGCCGGTTCATCAGCGTATTGAAGGCATTGAAACGCAGGATTTTGAAGAGTGGTTGAGCCTATTTTACACAACAACCCAGCATATTTTTACTGAAGAAGCAGCGCCTATGGTCAATGAGGCCGCCAGACGAATTGCAACCAGCCTTTGGCTTGCGCGCTCAAATGACCCGTTCGCAAGTCCGCCTATATGGCCTCAGGCTAACGAAACTATACACCTTCAAATACACCAACATTCCAATGTTAGGGAGGAGCTGATGTTTCTTTTCAAGGCTTTAATAAAGGGATTTTTATTACCTGGAACGCTGGTTCTTAATTGGATCGGCATCACGATTGAAGAGGATGGCGGGGTGCTGCGCTCTTTTATCAATATGTGTTTTTGGGGTGTTGTACTGGTTTGGGTGGTTTTGACATTTTTCGTTGATTTCTAA
- a CDS encoding Rrf2 family transcriptional regulator, whose amino-acid sequence MRLNQASDFALRILMLLATKKEPVTVEVISRELNLVKSHVMKIVAKLVKAGVLTAHRGRSGGVGLGKPVDEIIIGDVVREIEADFAIVECMQDKTSNCTFSPQCKLRGVMADARTAFLAVLDAHTLKSITLQLK is encoded by the coding sequence ATGAGACTAAACCAAGCCAGTGATTTTGCGCTGCGTATTTTGATGCTCCTTGCCACCAAAAAAGAACCGGTGACAGTTGAGGTGATTTCGCGTGAATTAAACCTCGTTAAATCGCATGTCATGAAAATTGTGGCGAAGCTTGTCAAAGCCGGAGTGCTCACAGCTCACAGAGGACGTTCCGGTGGCGTTGGTTTGGGCAAACCTGTTGACGAGATCATTATTGGTGATGTTGTGCGCGAGATTGAGGCCGATTTTGCAATCGTTGAATGTATGCAAGACAAAACCTCAAACTGCACCTTTTCCCCTCAGTGCAAATTAAGGGGCGTCATGGCAGATGCGAGAACGGCCTTCCTCGCTGTTCTTGATGCCCACACTCTCAAATCAATTACACTACAACTCAAATAA